A single window of Granulicella sibirica DNA harbors:
- a CDS encoding TIGR00730 family Rossman fold protein produces the protein MSIQNIAVFCASAEGARPIYREQAEAFGRALAARNIGLIYGGAKVGLMGAVAEATINAGGRVVGVIPEVLVDLEVAHDGLSELHIVDTMHTRKAMMGDRADAFVILPGGFGTMEELFEVLAWQTLKLHAKPILLLNTDGFYNPLLAFLDHCVTERVLKPHNRAILLVADTVEDALTQLGL, from the coding sequence ATGTCGATACAAAACATCGCCGTCTTCTGCGCCTCGGCCGAAGGCGCCCGCCCCATCTACCGCGAGCAGGCCGAAGCCTTCGGCCGCGCCCTCGCCGCCCGCAACATCGGCCTCATCTACGGCGGCGCAAAGGTTGGCCTCATGGGCGCTGTAGCCGAGGCCACCATCAACGCCGGAGGCCGCGTCGTAGGCGTGATTCCCGAAGTCCTCGTCGACCTCGAGGTCGCTCACGACGGCCTCTCCGAGCTCCATATCGTCGACACCATGCACACCCGCAAAGCGATGATGGGCGACCGCGCCGACGCCTTCGTCATTCTGCCCGGCGGCTTCGGCACCATGGAAGAGCTCTTCGAAGTCCTCGCCTGGCAAACCCTCAAGCTCCACGCCAAACCCATCCTCCTCCTCAACACCGACGGTTTCTACAACCCGCTCCTGGCCTTTCTCGACCACTGCGTCACCGAGCGCGTCCTCAAGCCTCACAACCGCGCCATCCTCCTCGTCGCCGACACCGTCGAAGAC